Proteins from one Deinococcus apachensis DSM 19763 genomic window:
- a CDS encoding tripartite tricarboxylate transporter TctB family protein yields the protein MHDVPPSAHPDAPLASPTGRRGVSVPDLLVALGVTVLGLLLLLGTYQIPFGINAVVGPRVFPLIVSVGLTALGVLLTVNALRGDRAEPAAEEDTDPNAPVHLGAAGIVLGGFLLGTVLLPTLGFVIGTAIMYFSVALAFGERRWLLMLVVSLLVALVTYEVFTRGLGLNLPPGVLRGIV from the coding sequence TGCACGACGTTCCGCCCTCCGCCCACCCTGACGCGCCCCTGGCCTCGCCCACGGGCAGGCGCGGCGTCAGCGTGCCCGACCTGCTCGTCGCCCTGGGGGTGACGGTGCTGGGCCTGCTGCTGCTGCTGGGCACCTACCAGATTCCCTTCGGCATCAACGCGGTCGTCGGCCCGCGCGTCTTTCCGCTCATCGTGAGCGTCGGCCTGACGGCCCTGGGCGTGCTGCTCACCGTGAACGCCCTGCGTGGCGACCGGGCCGAACCCGCCGCCGAGGAAGATACCGACCCAAACGCGCCCGTCCACCTGGGGGCCGCCGGAATCGTCCTGGGCGGCTTCCTGCTGGGCACGGTGCTGCTGCCCACCCTGGGCTTCGTGATCGGCACGGCGATCATGTACTTCTCCGTGGCCCTGGCGTTCGGCGAGCGCCGCTGGCTCCTGATGCTCGTGGTGTCGCTCCTCGTGGCGCTCGTCACGTACGAGGTCTTCACCCGCGGTCTGGGCCTGAACCTGCCGCCCGGAGTGTTGAGGGGGATCGTGTAA